Proteins encoded by one window of Vitis vinifera cultivar Pinot Noir 40024 chromosome 10, ASM3070453v1:
- the LOC104880600 gene encoding uncharacterized protein LOC104880600, with amino-acid sequence MDTQQSRHIVLEDTSSDLVTPPVLPVQMSATHTLHTISHDHAVVIPPIVTPVTIIEDPRSRMDRLEQRIRQMRDPDEMISWDDPDDVSVATLPVGFRMPDIERYTGVGCPRIHLRLYDTVMRALGLDEAQLLTLFPLSLSGVTQRWYASLESSRRRTWEDLAQEFLRQYSFSGDTSVTRRELEFLRQGSDESVSSFISRWREKAAEMIERPTERDQMSMFLRSLHPRFARHLTGVPFQDFRSLVQALFDVDDGISRGLWSDIIPSPDTEGKRVGGSSEGYGDICSADFQHRRPGYHSYARSLQIPRSDFPLLQHHRPHSVQQYPFVHPHTVTVRPSFQFQRPQTSIPRHERSRPHQRRQRTYSDLGMPLDRAFERLRSTGVLVPLAPRPHPSTLPPRFRAHEFYAFHQMAGHRTDYCASLRHTIQDLIDSGAVSFPVSTTDTDLGPDMTADSFPAYSTHAVPPSGLCHHVWDTQGTDIHQIP; translated from the coding sequence ATGGATACTCAGCAGAGTAGGCACATAGTGCTCGAGGACACGTCATCTGATTTAGTGACACCACCTGTTCTACCTGTTCAGATGTCAGCTACACATACTTTGCATACTATttcacatgatcatgctgttgtCATTCCACCTATTGTCACACCAGTTACCATTATCGAGGATCCCCGTTCTCGTATGGACAGACTCGAGCAGAGGATTAGACAGATGAGAGATCCTGATGAGATGATTTCATGGGATGACCCTGACGATGTGTCAGTGGCCACTTTGCCAGTCGGTTTCAGGATGCctgatatagagagatatacggGTGTTGGATGTCCTCGTATTCATCTCAGACTCTATGACACGGTTATGAGGGCCCTTGGTCTAGATGAGGCACAGTTGCTCACTTTGTTCCCATTGTCATTGAGCGGCGTGACACAGAGATGGTACGCTTCATTAGAGTCATCTCGTCGGAGAACTTGGGAGGACTTAGCACAGGAGTTTCTGAGACAGTATTCCTTCAGCGGTGATACGAGCGTTACACGTAGAGAGCTTGAGTTTCTTAGACAGGGATCAGAtgagtctgtttcttcttttatctccCGCTGGAGGGAGAAGGCTGCAGAGATGATTGAGCGACCTACcgagagagatcagatgagcATGTTTTTGAGGAGTTTGCATCCTAGGTTCGCTCGACATCTGACAGGAGTCCCATTCCAGGATTTCAGATCATTGGTTCAGGCTTTATTCGATGTAGATGATGGCatatctagaggattatggtcagaTATTATTCCTTCCCCAGATACTGAGGGAAAGAGAGTTGGTGGATCATCTGAGGGCTATGGAGACATATGTTCTGCGGACTTTCAGCATCGACGACCTGGTTATCATTCCTATGCGAGATCATTGCAGATACCCAGGAGTGATTTCCCACTTTTACAGCATCATCGTCCTCATTCAGTTCAGCAGTACCCTTTTGTGCATCCTCATACTGTCACGGTGCGACCTTCATTTCAGTTTCAGCGTCCACAGACTAGTATCCCACGGCATGAGCGGTCTCGTCCCCATCAGCGACGTCAGAGGACTTATTCTGATTTGGGGATGCCTCTGGATAGAGCTTTTGAACGACTCAGATCTACTGGTGTTTTAGTACCATTGGCCCCCAGGCCACACCCGAGTACCTTACCTCCGCGTTTTCGTGCTCACGAGTTCTATGCATTTCACCAGATGGCAGGCCACCGTACGGATTATTGTGCTTCTCTGCGTCACACCATACAGGATCTTATTGACAGTGGTGCGGTTAGCTTTCCCGTATCGACCACAGATACTGATCTTGGTCCAGATATGACTGCTGATTCCTTTCCAGCTTATtccacacatgcagttcctccttCGGGCTTATGCCATCACGTTTGGGACACCCAGGGCACTGATATTCACCAGATACCTTGA